One region of Anaerolineae bacterium genomic DNA includes:
- a CDS encoding CTP synthase has protein sequence MTKYIFVTGGVVSSLGKGVTAASIGRLLKSRGLSVSIQKLDPYLNVDPGTMSPYQHGEVFVTEDGAETDLDLGHYERFVDENLTKANNVTTGQIYAEVIAKERHGDYLGGTIQVIPHVTNEIKRRIALVARTTGADVVIVEVGGTVGDIEGLPFLEAIRQMRKDVGRENTLYIHVTLLPYMPATGELKTKPTQHSVRELRGIGIQPDVIVCRSDFPVGDGVREKIALFCDVEKRAVIPLITAETIYEVPLMLEEAGLTDFLLERLQCPSLKRDLEEWRHLVAEIKRPKLALRVGLVGKYVELQDAYISVKEALSHAGTAIDREVVVEWISSEDLERGRGLERLEKVDGIVVPGGFGYRGIEGKVVAARYAREHKVPYLGLCLGMQVMCIEFTRAILNSDEPNSTEFDVTTKYPVIDLLPEQRSIVDLGGTMRLGSYPCRLVPGTLAWKAYCADIVHERHRHRFEFNNAYRDLLSEAGMVFSGLSPDGRLVEIAEIRDHPWMLGTQFHPEFKSRPNAPHPLFREFLKAVDAHRQQRIAIEMIGATSVDHDGADTRRMCLEERLPSTQPPTGEEDIVA, from the coding sequence GTGACTAAGTACATCTTCGTGACCGGTGGTGTGGTCAGCTCGCTGGGAAAAGGTGTGACTGCCGCGTCCATTGGACGGCTCCTGAAGAGCCGTGGGCTTTCCGTCTCCATCCAAAAGCTGGATCCGTACTTGAATGTGGACCCAGGCACCATGTCGCCATATCAGCACGGCGAGGTGTTCGTCACAGAGGACGGGGCCGAGACCGATCTGGACCTAGGACATTATGAGCGGTTTGTGGATGAGAACCTGACGAAAGCAAACAATGTGACCACAGGGCAGATCTACGCGGAGGTGATCGCCAAGGAGCGCCATGGCGATTACTTAGGCGGGACGATCCAGGTGATCCCTCACGTCACCAACGAGATCAAGCGTCGCATCGCGCTGGTGGCACGCACGACCGGCGCCGATGTCGTCATTGTGGAGGTGGGTGGCACGGTAGGTGACATCGAAGGGCTGCCTTTCCTGGAGGCCATCCGGCAGATGCGCAAGGACGTAGGACGGGAGAATACGCTTTACATCCACGTGACGTTGCTGCCGTACATGCCGGCGACTGGAGAGCTGAAGACCAAGCCCACCCAGCACAGTGTGCGGGAGCTGAGAGGGATCGGCATTCAGCCCGATGTGATCGTTTGCCGGTCAGACTTCCCGGTGGGTGATGGCGTGCGGGAGAAGATCGCCCTCTTCTGCGACGTAGAGAAGCGAGCGGTCATCCCGCTGATCACGGCCGAGACCATTTACGAAGTGCCCTTGATGTTGGAAGAGGCGGGTTTGACTGACTTCCTGCTGGAACGCCTTCAGTGCCCATCTCTGAAGCGGGACCTGGAGGAGTGGCGACATCTGGTTGCGGAGATCAAACGCCCCAAGCTGGCGTTGCGGGTGGGGCTGGTCGGCAAATATGTCGAGTTGCAAGACGCCTATATCAGTGTCAAAGAGGCCCTCTCGCACGCAGGTACAGCAATTGATCGGGAGGTGGTGGTCGAGTGGATCAGCTCGGAGGACCTTGAGCGAGGGCGTGGGCTGGAGCGGTTGGAGAAGGTAGATGGGATTGTGGTCCCCGGGGGGTTTGGGTACCGGGGGATCGAAGGCAAGGTGGTAGCGGCGCGCTATGCCCGGGAGCACAAGGTTCCCTACCTGGGGCTGTGCCTGGGCATGCAGGTGATGTGCATCGAGTTCACGCGGGCGATCCTCAACTCAGATGAGCCGAACAGCACGGAGTTTGACGTGACGACCAAATACCCGGTCATCGATCTCTTGCCTGAGCAGCGTTCCATCGTCGATCTCGGAGGCACCATGCGGCTGGGCTCGTATCCGTGTCGGCTGGTTCCGGGCACCCTAGCTTGGAAAGCGTACTGTGCCGATATAGTGCATGAACGGCATCGCCATCGCTTCGAATTTAATAATGCCTATCGGGACCTGCTGAGCGAGGCGGGGATGGTATTTAGCGGCCTCTCGCCCGATGGTCGCCTAGTGGAGATCGCCGAGATACGCGATCACCCCTGGATGTTGGGAACGCAGTTCCATCCGGAGTTCAAGTCTCGGCCTAACGCACCTCATCCGCTGTTCCGGGAGTTCCTGAAGGCTGTAGATGCTCACCGACAGCAGCGCATAGCTATCGAAATGATCGGTGCTACGTCAGTTGACCACGACGGGGCCGATACAAGGCGGATGTGTTTGGAAGAAAGGCTTCCCTCCACGCAGCCCCCAACTGGGGAAGAAGATATTGTTGCCTGA
- a CDS encoding YebC/PmpR family DNA-binding transcriptional regulator has translation MSGHSKWSTIKRKKGAMDAKRGALFTKLAREIQIAAREGADPEYNFKLRLAIEKAKAHSMPKENIERAIRRGAGLEKGEELMAIMYEGYGPGGVAILVEALTDNRNRAVADIRRTFSRAGGSLGEAGSVAWQFESKGYITVPLEGQDQDALLEAAIMAGAEDVEFGSEVAEVYTAPADLQAVREAFELRGIPVESAELIWKPINLISLGPKETLQNMALIEALEELEDVSRVFSNLDISEEAVAEYVAA, from the coding sequence ATGTCCGGACATTCCAAGTGGTCCACCATCAAGCGCAAGAAAGGGGCCATGGACGCCAAGCGAGGGGCCCTTTTCACTAAGCTGGCTCGCGAGATTCAGATCGCCGCGCGCGAAGGTGCCGATCCTGAATATAACTTCAAGCTGCGACTGGCCATTGAAAAGGCGAAAGCCCATTCCATGCCCAAGGAGAACATCGAGCGCGCGATCCGTCGCGGCGCGGGCCTGGAGAAGGGCGAGGAGCTAATGGCGATCATGTATGAGGGATACGGGCCTGGCGGAGTGGCCATTTTGGTAGAGGCGCTAACGGACAACCGGAACCGGGCCGTGGCAGATATCCGCCGCACGTTCAGCCGTGCTGGGGGGAGCCTGGGAGAGGCGGGCAGCGTGGCCTGGCAGTTTGAGTCGAAGGGGTATATTACGGTCCCGCTGGAAGGCCAGGACCAAGACGCCCTTCTGGAGGCTGCCATCATGGCTGGAGCAGAGGATGTAGAATTCGGCAGCGAGGTGGCGGAAGTGTATACGGCTCCTGCCGATTTGCAGGCGGTACGCGAGGCGTTTGAGCTGCGGGGCATCCCGGTGGAATCGGCCGAGCTGATCTGGAAGCCGATCAACCTGATCTCATTGGGCCCCAAGGAGACCCTGCAGAACATGGCTCTGATCGAGGCACTCGAAGAACTGGAAGACGTCTCGCGCGTCTTCTCCAACCTGGACATCTCCGAGGAAGCCGTCGCAGAGTACGTGGCGGCATAA
- the ruvC gene encoding crossover junction endodeoxyribonuclease RuvC: protein MVVLGVDPGTAITGYGVVRADGDRLSLMAYGAITTSPSQSLPERLLAIHHLLLTLIESYQPQAMAVEEVFFGRNVRTAIAVGHARGVVLLAAAQTGLPVFTYTPTAVKQAIVGYGRADKHQVQEMIRMLLALSEVPQPDDVADAVAIAICHIYTSQLNRWIAAADTKHST, encoded by the coding sequence GTGGTGGTGTTGGGGGTTGATCCAGGTACGGCGATCACGGGTTATGGCGTGGTCAGGGCTGACGGCGATCGCTTATCCCTGATGGCTTATGGCGCGATCACCACATCGCCCAGCCAGTCGTTACCTGAGCGGCTACTGGCCATCCACCACCTATTGTTGACGCTGATCGAGTCCTACCAACCCCAGGCGATGGCTGTCGAGGAGGTGTTCTTCGGGCGTAATGTGCGGACAGCGATTGCGGTAGGACATGCGCGAGGTGTCGTGTTATTGGCCGCTGCTCAGACAGGTCTCCCGGTTTTCACCTATACGCCGACGGCTGTCAAACAGGCGATCGTCGGATACGGAAGGGCTGATAAGCATCAGGTGCAGGAGATGATCCGCATGCTCCTGGCGCTGTCCGAGGTTCCACAGCCAGATGATGTGGCCGATGCTGTGGCGATCGCCATTTGTCATATCTATACATCCCAATTGAACAGATGGATCGCGGCTGCCGATACAAAACATAGCACCTAA
- a CDS encoding response regulator transcription factor, translating to MAVQGKVTESALPPAEKKSYRILLAEDEAPLRNLLKLSLESAGYQVFPAEDGQQAVDLFEMQPVDLVILDIMMPRLDGFSVCRHIRRRSDVPIIMLTALGNTDDLVHGFELGADDYIAKPFTFREVEARIQAILRRVEWSQHKLTPQVISIGRVKIDAESHEVFVDGESRHLTPIEFQLLYYLMSHAGQTIPKATLFEQVWGYEFVGGTNLVEVGIRRLREKIEEDPSRPTHILTTRGVGYRFREP from the coding sequence ATGGCAGTACAGGGGAAAGTCACCGAGTCTGCCTTACCCCCTGCAGAGAAGAAATCGTATCGTATCCTTCTTGCGGAAGATGAGGCACCCTTGCGCAACTTGCTGAAGCTCTCGCTGGAAAGCGCCGGATATCAGGTGTTCCCGGCAGAGGACGGTCAGCAGGCTGTAGACCTTTTCGAGATGCAGCCAGTGGACTTGGTGATTTTGGATATCATGATGCCACGGCTAGACGGCTTTAGTGTCTGTCGTCACATTCGTAGGCGATCAGACGTCCCTATCATCATGCTAACTGCATTGGGCAATACCGATGACCTAGTACACGGGTTCGAGCTAGGCGCCGATGATTACATCGCCAAGCCTTTCACGTTTCGAGAGGTAGAGGCTCGCATTCAGGCGATTTTGCGGCGGGTGGAGTGGAGCCAGCACAAGCTCACCCCGCAGGTCATCTCCATTGGCCGGGTGAAGATTGACGCCGAATCCCATGAGGTATTCGTGGATGGCGAGTCGCGCCATCTGACCCCCATCGAGTTCCAACTGTTATACTACCTCATGTCACATGCAGGCCAGACGATCCCTAAGGCCACGTTGTTCGAACAAGTGTGGGGATATGAGTTCGTGGGGGGAACCAATCTGGTGGAAGTGGGCATTCGCCGGCTGCGGGAGAAGATCGAGGAAGACCCGTCTAGACCAACCCACATTCTCACCACGCGAGGGGTAGGCTATCGCTTCCGAGAGCCCTGA
- the ruvA gene encoding Holliday junction branch migration protein RuvA, with protein sequence MIAWLEGRVLGRGKDYLIIQVGGMGFKAFAPAPLLAQARVGEMVTVHTHLHIRENELALFAFSSEEELAMFELLITVSGVGPRTALAALSAMAVDSLRMAITQEQPELLARIPGIGKRTAQKIVMELKDKLPAVEIPEGLATLTEADLQVVDALTALGYSVVEAQRAVQRLPREVTDVEERLRMALASFA encoded by the coding sequence ATGATCGCCTGGCTGGAAGGCCGCGTATTGGGACGTGGCAAAGACTACTTGATCATCCAGGTAGGGGGCATGGGCTTTAAGGCCTTTGCCCCCGCTCCGCTTTTAGCACAGGCAAGGGTGGGTGAGATGGTGACCGTCCACACCCACCTGCACATCCGGGAGAACGAGTTAGCCTTGTTCGCCTTCTCCAGCGAGGAGGAGCTGGCCATGTTCGAGCTCCTCATCACCGTTTCTGGAGTGGGCCCGCGCACGGCGTTGGCTGCGCTCTCAGCTATGGCGGTGGATTCGCTGCGAATGGCCATCACCCAGGAGCAGCCAGAGCTGTTAGCCCGCATCCCAGGAATTGGCAAGCGTACGGCCCAGAAGATCGTGATGGAGCTCAAAGACAAGCTGCCGGCCGTTGAGATACCTGAAGGGCTGGCCACCCTGACCGAGGCGGACCTCCAAGTCGTGGATGCGCTGACCGCGCTCGGATACAGCGTGGTCGAGGCGCAGCGAGCCGTTCAGCGGTTACCGCGCGAGGTGACTGACGTCGAAGAGCGGTTGCGGATGGCGCTGGCCAGCTTTGCCTGA
- the mtnA gene encoding S-methyl-5-thioribose-1-phosphate isomerase: MRTIWWDENAGKVKMIDQRLLPSRLEIAEYDDYRAVAQAIRDMVIRGAPAIGAAGAYGMALAARQSSACTYEELLQDLRQVKTILDAARPTAVNLSWATARLLRRAEQLPLQDVDCIRATLLAEAERIAEEDIAINRRMGAHGAAIVPHGARILHHCNTGSLATVEYGTALGVIRAAHEQGKQVHVWVDETRPRLQGARLTAWELIRDEIPMTLIADNAAGHLMRIGQVDLVLFGADRIAANGDVANKIGTYKLAVCARENGIPCYAVAPTSTIDLSLPDGDHIPIEERDPEEITVIDGVRIAPEGVPAYNPAFDITPHRYLTGIITEEGIAYPPFHESLRRLKETAEARLWSTP, encoded by the coding sequence GTGCGCACCATTTGGTGGGACGAGAACGCAGGCAAGGTAAAGATGATTGACCAACGGCTGCTGCCCAGCCGGTTGGAGATCGCCGAGTATGACGATTACCGGGCCGTGGCTCAAGCGATCCGAGACATGGTCATTCGCGGCGCGCCAGCCATCGGTGCCGCAGGCGCCTATGGGATGGCTCTGGCTGCCCGCCAGAGCTCCGCTTGCACATATGAGGAGCTGCTCCAGGACCTGCGCCAGGTCAAGACGATTCTAGACGCTGCGCGCCCTACCGCCGTTAACCTAAGTTGGGCTACTGCGCGCTTACTTCGACGGGCAGAGCAGCTCCCTCTCCAAGATGTGGATTGCATTCGGGCGACGTTGCTGGCGGAGGCTGAACGGATCGCCGAGGAGGACATTGCCATCAACCGGCGCATGGGAGCCCATGGCGCGGCCATCGTCCCGCATGGCGCGCGCATCCTGCATCACTGTAACACTGGCTCGCTGGCGACTGTAGAGTACGGCACGGCGCTGGGAGTTATACGGGCTGCTCACGAACAGGGTAAGCAAGTCCATGTCTGGGTGGACGAGACACGTCCGCGCCTGCAAGGGGCCCGCCTGACGGCATGGGAGCTCATACGGGATGAGATCCCCATGACGCTGATCGCGGACAACGCGGCCGGCCATCTGATGCGTATCGGCCAAGTGGATCTCGTCCTCTTCGGCGCCGATCGGATCGCAGCCAACGGCGATGTGGCGAATAAGATCGGCACGTATAAGCTGGCCGTGTGCGCCCGCGAGAACGGGATCCCCTGCTACGCGGTGGCCCCTACCTCCACCATTGACCTCAGCCTGCCGGATGGCGATCATATCCCGATCGAGGAACGCGATCCGGAGGAAATTACCGTGATTGATGGCGTGCGCATCGCTCCTGAAGGGGTACCAGCCTACAATCCTGCCTTCGACATCACCCCTCACCGCTATTTAACCGGCATCATCACGGAGGAGGGTATCGCCTATCCTCCTTTCCACGAGAGCTTACGTCGTCTGAAGGAAACAGCCGAAGCGCGCCTCTGGAGCACCCCATGA